One stretch of Falco naumanni isolate bFalNau1 chromosome 7, bFalNau1.pat, whole genome shotgun sequence DNA includes these proteins:
- the GMFB gene encoding glia maturation factor beta isoform X2 encodes MSESLVVCDVAEDLVEKLRKFRFRKETNNAAIIMKIDKDKQLVVLDEEHEGISPDELKDELPERQPRFIVYSYKYQHDDGRVSYPLCFIFSSPVGCKPEQQMMYAGSKNKLVQTAELTKVFEIRNTEDLTEEWLREKLGFFH; translated from the exons ATG AGTGAATCTCTGGTGGTTTGTGATGTTGCTGAAGACCTGGTGGAGAAACTAAGAAAATTCCGGTTTCGTAAAGAAACCAACAACGCTGCCATTATAA TGAAAATCGACAAGGATAAGCAGTTGGTGGTACTGGATGAGGAGCATGAG GGTATTTCTCCCGATGAGCTAAAAGATGAGCTGCCTGAGAGACAACCTCG atttattgtgTATAGTTACAAGTATCAGCATGATGATGGAAGAGTTTCTTATCCCTTGTGCTTTATCTTCTCCAGTCCAGTTG GATGTAAGCCTGAACAGCAGATGATGTATGCTGGAAGCAAGAATAAGCTTGTACAGACAGCTGAGCTCACTAAG GtatttgaaataagaaatacagaagaccTAACTGAAGAATGGCTGCGTGAGAAACTGGGCTTCTTCCATTAA
- the GMFB gene encoding glia maturation factor beta isoform X1, whose product MLSESLVVCDVAEDLVEKLRKFRFRKETNNAAIIMKIDKDKQLVVLDEEHEGISPDELKDELPERQPRFIVYSYKYQHDDGRVSYPLCFIFSSPVGCKPEQQMMYAGSKNKLVQTAELTKVFEIRNTEDLTEEWLREKLGFFH is encoded by the exons ATGCTG AGTGAATCTCTGGTGGTTTGTGATGTTGCTGAAGACCTGGTGGAGAAACTAAGAAAATTCCGGTTTCGTAAAGAAACCAACAACGCTGCCATTATAA TGAAAATCGACAAGGATAAGCAGTTGGTGGTACTGGATGAGGAGCATGAG GGTATTTCTCCCGATGAGCTAAAAGATGAGCTGCCTGAGAGACAACCTCG atttattgtgTATAGTTACAAGTATCAGCATGATGATGGAAGAGTTTCTTATCCCTTGTGCTTTATCTTCTCCAGTCCAGTTG GATGTAAGCCTGAACAGCAGATGATGTATGCTGGAAGCAAGAATAAGCTTGTACAGACAGCTGAGCTCACTAAG GtatttgaaataagaaatacagaagaccTAACTGAAGAATGGCTGCGTGAGAAACTGGGCTTCTTCCATTAA
- the GMFB gene encoding glia maturation factor beta isoform X3, giving the protein MKIDKDKQLVVLDEEHEGISPDELKDELPERQPRFIVYSYKYQHDDGRVSYPLCFIFSSPVGCKPEQQMMYAGSKNKLVQTAELTKVFEIRNTEDLTEEWLREKLGFFH; this is encoded by the exons A TGAAAATCGACAAGGATAAGCAGTTGGTGGTACTGGATGAGGAGCATGAG GGTATTTCTCCCGATGAGCTAAAAGATGAGCTGCCTGAGAGACAACCTCG atttattgtgTATAGTTACAAGTATCAGCATGATGATGGAAGAGTTTCTTATCCCTTGTGCTTTATCTTCTCCAGTCCAGTTG GATGTAAGCCTGAACAGCAGATGATGTATGCTGGAAGCAAGAATAAGCTTGTACAGACAGCTGAGCTCACTAAG GtatttgaaataagaaatacagaagaccTAACTGAAGAATGGCTGCGTGAGAAACTGGGCTTCTTCCATTAA